Proteins from a genomic interval of Onychostoma macrolepis isolate SWU-2019 chromosome 17, ASM1243209v1, whole genome shotgun sequence:
- the tbpl2 gene encoding TATA box-binding protein-like 2 isoform X2, which produces MDEEAALENYFDQTIAGSADYIFEGDLGLQDPAPQLQDSSFLSSLTSQEKELTEDLDLSFLPDELGTQDEPSQVENLSRNEDSGIYTDCPPRESTEADADTSNSAQNASQFNLPMTPMTPMTPMTPVAESSGIIPQLQNIVSTVNLACPLNLKSIALQARNAEYNPKRFAAVIMRIREPRTTALIFSSGKMVCTGAKSEEQSRLAARKYARVVQKLGFPAKFLDFKIQNMVGSCDVCFPIRLEGLVLTHQQFSSYEPELFPGLIYRMVKPRIVLLIFVSGKVVLTGAKERSEIYEAFENIYPILKGFRKQ; this is translated from the exons ATGGATGAGGAGGCAGCTCTCGAAAATTATTTTGACCAGACTATTGCT GGTTCAGCTGATTACATCTTTGAGGGGGATCTGGGCCTACAGGATCCAGCTCCACAGCTCCAAGATTCCTCTTTCCTGTCCTCTTTAACCTCTCAAGAGAAAGAACTCACTGAAGACTTGGACCTGAGCTTCTTACCAGATGAACTGGGCACTCAAGATGAGCCGTCACAGGTTGAGAATCTCAGCAGGAATGAAGACAGCGGCATTTACACCGACTGCCCTCCGAGAGAGTCGACAGAGGCGGATGCTGACACCAGTAATTCTGCACAAAACGCCTCGCAGTTCAATCTACCGATGACTCCCATGACCCCTATGACCCCCATGACCCCAGTGGCAGAGAGTTCAGGCATCATCCCGCAATTACA GAATATTGTGTCAACAGTGAATCTTGCTTGCCCTCTGAATCTCAAATCCATTGCACTTCAAGCTCGAAATGCTGAATACAACCCAAAG CGTTTTGCTGCTGTTATAATGAGGATCCGTGAACCAAGAACTACTGCTCTCATATTCAGCTCTGGGAAAATGGTCTGCACTGGGGCCAAGag TGAGGAGCAATCTCGCCTTGCTGCACGGAAATATGCCCGGGTGGTACAGAAACTTGGTTTCCCTGCCAAATTCCTTGACTTCAAAATCCAAAACATGGTTGGAAGTTGTGACGTCTGCTTTCCTATCCGCTTAGAAGGCCTGGTCCTCACTCACCAGCAGTTCAGCAG CTATGAGCCAGAGTTGTTTCCTGGACTGATATATCGCATGGTGAAGCCACGTATTGTGCTGCTGATTTTTGTGTCTGGAAAAGTTGTGCTCACAG GTGCGAAAGAACGGTCAGAGATCTATGAAgcctttgaaaatatttacccCATCCTGAAAGGGTTCAGGAAGCAGTAA
- the tbpl2 gene encoding TATA box-binding protein-like 2 isoform X1, with protein MDEEAALENYFDQTIAGSADYIFEGDLGLQDPAPQLQDSSFLSSLTSQEKELTEDLDLSFLPDELGTQDEPSQVENLSRNEDSGIYTDCPPRESTEADADTSNSAQNASQFNLPMTPMTPMTPMTPVAESSGIIPQLQNIVSTVNLACPLNLKSIALQARNAEYNPKRFAAVIMRIREPRTTALIFSSGKMVCTGAKSSEEQSRLAARKYARVVQKLGFPAKFLDFKIQNMVGSCDVCFPIRLEGLVLTHQQFSSYEPELFPGLIYRMVKPRIVLLIFVSGKVVLTGAKERSEIYEAFENIYPILKGFRKQ; from the exons ATGGATGAGGAGGCAGCTCTCGAAAATTATTTTGACCAGACTATTGCT GGTTCAGCTGATTACATCTTTGAGGGGGATCTGGGCCTACAGGATCCAGCTCCACAGCTCCAAGATTCCTCTTTCCTGTCCTCTTTAACCTCTCAAGAGAAAGAACTCACTGAAGACTTGGACCTGAGCTTCTTACCAGATGAACTGGGCACTCAAGATGAGCCGTCACAGGTTGAGAATCTCAGCAGGAATGAAGACAGCGGCATTTACACCGACTGCCCTCCGAGAGAGTCGACAGAGGCGGATGCTGACACCAGTAATTCTGCACAAAACGCCTCGCAGTTCAATCTACCGATGACTCCCATGACCCCTATGACCCCCATGACCCCAGTGGCAGAGAGTTCAGGCATCATCCCGCAATTACA GAATATTGTGTCAACAGTGAATCTTGCTTGCCCTCTGAATCTCAAATCCATTGCACTTCAAGCTCGAAATGCTGAATACAACCCAAAG CGTTTTGCTGCTGTTATAATGAGGATCCGTGAACCAAGAACTACTGCTCTCATATTCAGCTCTGGGAAAATGGTCTGCACTGGGGCCAAGag TAGTGAGGAGCAATCTCGCCTTGCTGCACGGAAATATGCCCGGGTGGTACAGAAACTTGGTTTCCCTGCCAAATTCCTTGACTTCAAAATCCAAAACATGGTTGGAAGTTGTGACGTCTGCTTTCCTATCCGCTTAGAAGGCCTGGTCCTCACTCACCAGCAGTTCAGCAG CTATGAGCCAGAGTTGTTTCCTGGACTGATATATCGCATGGTGAAGCCACGTATTGTGCTGCTGATTTTTGTGTCTGGAAAAGTTGTGCTCACAG GTGCGAAAGAACGGTCAGAGATCTATGAAgcctttgaaaatatttacccCATCCTGAAAGGGTTCAGGAAGCAGTAA